The Brassica oleracea var. oleracea cultivar TO1000 chromosome C6, BOL, whole genome shotgun sequence genome includes a region encoding these proteins:
- the LOC106297391 gene encoding protein FAR-RED ELONGATED HYPOCOTYL 3-like — protein sequence MQDTMMKYVSVFFKFKGEISCVTLKTTVEDISLAMLEEKLYKKLALEESKVKLALSMPMVYGSEEQQIIREDDDLFGFLTTVDKDNRRSLLLVEETSRSYQLEKVSRVGISSFGMNYEVLQGIDDVYDEIRPKAITLYVENGQANQQKELIDAENDFMDTGTAAGTDTAAGTDTAAETDTATEMDTAAETDTAVETNTAGETGMGADKYVEQPPIKKASQVIEDWEVGLGLFKYHEFPSKKALQEVVDRAAFGECFRYVIKNLERENLAISELRGGSEESYKMLYSYLYMSEQVNPGTKTGVKLDEANKFKYLFIALGACIEGFAAMRKVIVVDATFLKNGYGGVLVFAKAQDPNRHHYPLAIGVLDSENNASWTWFFEMHKTAIPDSSELVFMSDRNQSLIAAVANVFPQSHHGHCIWNLSQNVRVHACNTTKAVVGWRFMELARCYTLAEFESAYASFKVRYPPAYKYLEEHTDKSTWARVHFLGDRYNLDTSNSVESMNSVFKDARGLCGWVIDTKLVPLVEIHLHELWGKAEKTPVRELNNYELEYDVTDTDNGKNYVVNFIAKSCTCKVYDYEKYPCLHGLVAYLYFLEVEAAPGRRRDIRIKYHELCSKYYWTELSALAYYKTIYSVPDRS from the exons ATGCAG GATACAATGATGAAATATGTGAGCGTCTTTTTCAAATTCAAAGGGGAGATCTCCTGTGTAACCTTGAAGACAACAGTGGAGGATATAAGTTTGGCAATGCTAGAAGAAAAGTTGTATAAAAAGCTTGCGTTGGAAGAAAGTAAGGTAAAACTGGCATTGAGCATGCCGATGGTGTATGGATCTGAAGAACAGCAAATTATTCGTGAAGATGATGATCTGTTTGGTTTCCTAACAACCGTTGATAAAGACAACCGTAGATCTCTCTTGTTAGTGGAGGAGACGAGTAGATCATATCAGTTAGAGAAGGTATCGAGAGTGGGCATAAGTTCGTTTGGTATGAACTACGAAGTGTTACAGGGAATTGATGATGTTTATGATGAAATCAGACCTAAGGCCATAACTCTGTATGTAGAAAATGGACAAGCAAATCAACAGAAGGAGCTGATAGATGCAGAGAATGATTTTATGGATACGGGCACCGCAGCTGGGACAGACACCGCAGCTGGGACAGACACTGCAGCGGAGACAGACACCGCAACTGAAATGGACACAGCAGCTGAAACGGACACTGCAGTAGAGACGAACACCGCAGGTGAGACGGGTATGGGTGCAGATAAGTATGTTGAGCAGCCACCTATAAAAAAAGCTAGTCAGGTTATAGAGGATTGGGAAGTAGGTTTGGGTCTGTTTAAGTATCATGAGTTTCCAAGTAAGAAAGCACTTCAAGAGGTGGTCGATAGAGCTGCATTTGGTGAATGCTTTCGTTATGTTATCAAAAA CCTTGAGAGGGAAAATCTAGCTATTTCTGAGTTGCGTGGTGGTTCGGAAGAGAGCTACAAGATGCTATATAGCTACTTGTACATGTCAGAGCAGGTCAATCCGGGAACAAAAACAGGGGTGAAGTTGGATGAGGCAAATAAGTTCAAGTACCTCTTCATAGCTCTGGGAGCTTGTATTGAAGGTTTTGCAGCCATGAGGAAGGTGATAGTTGTGGATGCCACATTTTTGAAGAATGGATATGGTGGTGTACTAGTATTTGCTAAAGCTCAAGATCCTAATCGTCACCATTATCCGCTTGCGATTGGTGTACTCGACAGTGAAAATAATGCTAGTTGGACATGGTTTTTCGAGATGCACAAAACTGCTATACCAGACTCTTCTGAATTAGTTTTTATGAGCGATAGAAACCAGAGCCTCATCGCGGCTGTAGCTAATGTGTTTCCACAATCTCACCATGGCCATTGTATATGGAATTTGTCTCAGAATGTGAGAGTGCATGCTTGTAACACAACCAAAGCCGTAGTCGGATGGAGATTTATGGAGTTGGCTAGGTGTTACACGTTGGCTGAGTTCGAGTCTGCTTACGCATCTTTTAAGGTGAGATATCCTCCAGCGTACAAGTATTTGGAGGAGCATACTGATAAAAGCACATGGGCTCGGGTTCATTTCCTAGGTGACAGATACAACTTGGACACTAGCAACAGTGTGGAGTCAATGAACAGTGTATTTAAGGACGCAAGAG GACTCTGTGGCTGGGTCATTGATACCAAACTGGTTCCTCTTGTCGAGATTCACTTGCATGAGCTATGGGGCAAAGCTGAGAAAACACCAGTGCGTGAGCTTAATAATTATGAGCTTGAGTACGATGTAACCGACACAGATAATGGGAAGAATTATGTTGTGAACTTCATAGCGAAGAGTTGTACCTGCAAGGTGTATGATTATGAAAAGTATCCTTGTCTGCACGGACTTGTTGCTTACTTATATTTTCTTGAGGTTGAAGCTGCTCCTGGTCGTCGACGTGATATCAGGATAAAGTATCATGAGTTGTGCTCAAAATATTACTGGACGGAACTTTCGGCATTGGCTTATTACAAGACAATTTATTCTGTGCCGGACAGGTCTTAA